In Paraburkholderia youngii, the genomic stretch GCAGAATGCATTGTGGCAGGCCGGCGGATGCCCACGGGAACACCGCACCGACAGTCTGTCGGCGGCGTTCAGGAATCTGCAGGAACAGGACGACTTCACGGTCCGCTATACCGCGCTGCTCGAGCATTACGGCATGGTCGGCACGCGCAACAACCGCGGCCGGGGCCACGAGAACGGCAGCGTGGAGTCATCGCATCGTCACCTGAAGGAGGCAATCGATCAGGCGTTGATGCTGCGCGGTCATCGCGACTTTGCCGAGCGTGCTGCCTATGACGGGTTCGTTCGCGAAGTCGTCATGCGCCGCAACCGGCGCAATGCTGCTGGATTCAACGTTGAGCGCGAGCATCTGCACGATCTGCCCGAGCGTCGCACGACCGACTTCGTCGAGGAAGAAGCGCGCGTTACCCGCTGTGGCACCTTTACCGTGCGCGGAATCCTCTACAGCGCACCATCGCGCCTGATCGGCCACCGCCTGCGGGTACGGCTCTATAACGACCGACTCGACTGCTATCTGTCCGGCGCACTGGTGCACAGCACCCAGCGAGGCTCGCGTGTGCCCTACGGCCGCGGCCGCGCCCTCGATTACCGACACTTCATCGATGCACTCAAACGTAAGCCGCAGGCCTTCAGGGGCCTGGCGTTTCGCGACGACCTGTTTCCGCGCGAAGCGTATCGCCGCACCTGGGAGCAGCTTGAGGCAAGACTGGCACAACGCGAAGCCTGCAAGCTCATGGTCGGGCTACTCGAACTGGCCGCGCATCACGGCGTCGAGGCAATCCTGGCCGAACGGCTCGATGCGCTGCTCGCTGCCGGCAAGTTACCCGAGCTGGAGCAGTTGCGTCACGAATTTGCACCGCGTCAGCCCCAGTGTCCCGAAGTGGTGGTTGAGACGCCATCGGCGGCACTCTACGACACGCTGCTCGATGACGAGGTGCCGGTATGAACACCGCTGCTACCTACGATGCCGCCCGTCTACGGGTCCGATCGACCTTCCCAGACAGGCATTGAGTCTGTCCTTCGGCAGCCTCGATCGCGCTTCGCGTTCGAGGCTTTTTTCTTGCGTTTTCTGTTGTCGTGCCGATGTGACAGTGCGTTATCGAGCGCCCGCGATTTCAATCAGGCAAAACAAATCCCGCACAGGGGGAGCGGGATTAAAACAACAGGACGCAGAGGAGACGGGCACGCCCTGTCTGGGACCCACACGCACCGCGGAGATCATGTATCGATGCTGCATTATTCTCGACTCGTAATTGTCAAAAATTGTCAGATCTTCGGCGATTTTCGGTTAGGGCTTTCCCTGTTTTCGGCATGCCAATTCCGGCGTCGCACATGGCCAATAGTGGGTGTCATCGGACGACAAAGCGAACTACAAATTGATAATGCCAATTCAGATCAAATTGAATAGATCGTGACGAATCAAGCCGTGCGGAAGATCTCGAAATAAAAAAGCTATATCCCAAAATAAAGACCGGAACTCGCCCGGCGCTTCAGTGGTCCGAACACTATCATTGCCCATCGCGGCACCTTCTGGCGAGCCTGGCTCCAACAGGTTCGCCGTCATCCGCTTGTGGTCCGATAAAGTACTTTGCGTCTGATCGCATCGTCCGTCGAGTTTGAATAAGGCGTCTGTAGCGGTACGTCGCTCTATCGCCAGCGGCAACGATCGTGTCATTGCAAACCGTAGATCGTTTATCGGATTGAATGAGCCTGAATAAGGAATTGCTGGTGAAACATCTCGCTGCTTCAATATCGCAATCGTGGCGGCTTTCTCTGCCTGCCGGTTTTATGCCTCTTCGCGCAAGTTACCTCGCTGCCACGATGATCACGCGTTCGCGCCGCCGCGAAACGTGGGAGTATGCACGATGAGCGTCTTCCAGATTGCCGGCGCGCTGTTGGCCATCGTCGCGCTGTTCGGCGTCCTCAACTATCGCTTCATCAGGTTACCCGACACCCTCGGCATCACCGCAGTCGGGCTCGTCGTCTGCGTCGGCATTTCGGCGCTCGGCTTCTACTATCCGGCGATGGCGATCGCCGCGCGCAAGATCGTCGTGCAGATCGATTTCGCCGACATCGTGTTTCACGGCCTGCTAAGCCTGCTGCTGTTCGCCGGCGCACTGCACGTCGATCTGTCGAAGATGCGCACGCAGCGGCGCGCGGTGCTGATGCTCGCGACGATCGGCGTATTGATTTCGATCGCGGTGGTCGGCTTCGGCTTTTACTACGCGGCGCAATGGCTCGGCCAACCGGTCAGCCTGCTGTGGTGCCTCGCGTTCGGCGCGCTGATCTCGCCGACCGATCCGATCGCGGTGCTCAGCGTGCTCAAGCGGGCGGCGGCGCCCGAAAGCCTCGAAACCAAGATCACCGGCGAATCGCTGTTCAACGACGGCACGGCCGTGGTCGCGTTCGTCACACTAGTCGGACTCGCGACCGGCGCAAACGAGTTTTCCGCGGGCGCGATCGCGTTCGATCTGCTGCGCGAAGTCGCCGGCGCGCTCGTGCTCGGCGCGGCGCTCGGCTTCGGCGCGTCGCTGCTGCTGCGAGGCATCGACAGCTATCCAGTCGAGATCCTGATCACGCTCGCGCTCGCGACCGGCGGCTATAGTCTCGCCGAAGCGCTGCACGTGTCGGCGCCTCTGGCGGTCGTGATCATGGGGCTCGTGATCGGCAATCACGGCGCGTCGACATCGATGTCTGAGAAGACGCGCGAGCATCTGTTCAACTTCTGGGACTTGCTCGACGAGTTGCTCAATCTCGTGCTGTTCGGGCTGATCGGACTCGAAATCATTGCGCTGTCGCTGCGCTTCGAGATCGTCTGGCTCGGGCTCGCGGCGATTCCGGTCGTGCTGTTCGCGCGCGGCGCCAGCGTCGCGATTCCGCTGCTCGCGCTGCAGAAGTTCCGGCGGCTCAGTCCGCATTCGGCTGTCGTGCTGACGTGGGGCGGACTGCGCGGCGGCATCTCGATTGCGCTCGCGCTCTCGCTGCCCGAGTTTCACGGACGCGAAATGTTCATCGGCGTCACGTATCTGGTCGTCGTGTTCAGCCTGCTGATTCAAGCGACGACCTTGGGTCCGCTGATCCGCCGGCTCAATTTCTCGGGCGCTCACGTAACCCAGCCGGCCGCGCCGGACTCATCGCCTGCACAAAACGCGCGCTAATCGTAAAGTGGATACCTACGCGGATCTACACCGCGAGGTTGGTGGGAAAATCCCAAAGACAGTGCGAGACCGGCGCGAGCAGTTCGCGCGCCGATTTCAACGTTGGATTGGAGCGCCCGATTTAAGCGTCTTCTGAGCAGTGCCCGCCGTGATTCCGACTCGCGGCGGCCCACCACGAGGCAGGACCGATGGCGAGCGAATCGCCGCGGTCTTCCCTCCGGCCACGGTTCGCGCCGCGGCCCTGGCTCGGGCTTGAACGAGTCCGCCGCCAGTTTCTGGCTTACTTTCCGCCAGTTTCCGGACCGTCGCGCCTGCCGCGGCGCCGGGCATTTGGCCGTCAATGCCGGTTCTCCCACATACCTGGCAGGCGCGGTTTGTCATCCTGTCGATTCAGGCGTTGGAAGGAGTTCGCCATGTCGGTCTATGTCGATGAGGGGTTTCGGCCCTGTGTGACGGAATGCGCGACGGTCGCGTTCCGGGTGTGCTGCGACGATCGCGCGCAGGTTTTTGAAGTCAGCGCCGACGCGCTGGTCGAGTTCTGCGGCGCCGAGAGCCGTCGCAAGGAGGACCTGCTGGTCGCGTTCGAGGATGCGCAGGACGAGATCCTCTCGGTCGCCGCGCAGCGCTGGCAGTACACGCCGAGCGAGCCGGTGCGCCTCGGTCTGGACGATTTCAAATTGGTCAGACATTAGGCGTGCGAGAAACGCCCTTCATGAGCTGGATCGCTGCACTGCCGATGTACAACGTGACGCCCGCGCTCGGCCTCGAATGGCGCGAGTGGCTCGACGACGTGCTGCACCGGGTCAAGCCCGCGTGCCGCATCGTCGAACCGGACGAGGAATTGCACGGCTTCTGGCGGCGCCCGAACCTGCTGATCTCGCAGACCTGCGGTTATCCGCTGATGCACGGGCTTCAAGCGCAGGTGCAATTGGTCGCGACACCCTGCTTCGATGCGCCGGGCTGCGACGGCGCGCATTACTCGAGCGTACTGGTCACGCGCGCCGACGCGCGCTTCGACTCACTCGCCTCGTGCCGCGGCGCACGCGCCGCCTACAACCAGGACGATTCGAACAGCGGCATGAACGCGTTTCGCCACGCGGTCGCGCCGCTCGCTCGCGCCGGCATGTTCTTCGGCTCCGTGCTGCGTACGGGCTCGCATCTTGGCTCGCTGCGCGCGGTCGCGGACAATCGCGCGGACGTCGCCGCGATCGACTGCGTGACCTTCGCCTTCGTTGGCGATGTGCTGCCCGAACTGGCGCGGCGCGTGCGCGCGATCGGCATGACCGCCGCGTCGCCGGGCTTGCCGCTGATCGCCGCGGCCAATGTGCCGCCGGCCACGATCGCCGCGCTGCGCGACGCATTGAACGAGACGCTGAGCATCCGCCCCGAGCGAGCGAAACGCCTGCGTTTGAGAGGTTTTTCGGCGCTGCCGCTGACCGACTACGCGCGCATCGGCGAGCTCGAAAGCGAGGCGCGTGCCGCGGGCTACGCGCGGCTCGCTTGATTCACGCGGTCCTCATCTGCCACTCGGCGCGCTCATCCACCCGCCTGCTGCACGTCCAGCACCAGCAGCTGCGCGCCGTCGGTGACCTGATCACCGACCGTATACAGCACCTCGGCGACGGTGCCGGCCGCCGGCGCGCCGATCGTATGCTCCATCTTCATCGCTTCCATCACGATCAGCGGCGCGCCCTTCTCGACCACCGCGCCCGGTTCGACCAGCACCGCGATCACCTTGCCCGGCATCGGCGCGGTCAGACGGCCTTCGCCGTGCTCGGCATCCGCAGCATGCGCGAGCAGGTTCTGCCATTCGAATGCGAGCGTCTCGCCGTGGCAGAACACGTGGAACCTGTCGCCGTCGACAAATACGCGCCCCGTCACGCGCGCATCGCCGATCGTCGCGCGGAATTCGTGGGCGCCCGCGCCGACCGACCAGCTGAAGTCCTCGCGCACGCCGTCGTGTTCGAGGGTTTGCACGAGCGCTTGCGGGTCCCCGTTGCGCGCGAAAACGACCGTGAACGACTCGGGGCTGTCGTCGTTGGCGCGGTCGTCGATCACGCGCCAGCCGAGCGTTTGCGTGTAGCCGCTATTGAGCCGCCAGTGCGACAGCGCGTCCCACGGCGATGCGCCGTGCGCGGTGCCGCCCTCGCGCGTCAGCAACGCGGCGCACGCGAGCGCGAGCGCTTCCTTGAACGGCTTCTGTGCCGGCGCGAACAGCGCCTCGTGATGACGCTCGATCAAACCGGTGTCGAGGTCACCGCTCGCGAACGGTTCGCTCGCGACGATGCGCCGCAGAAACTCGACGTTCGTATGCGGCCCGACCACCTCGCACGCATGCAGCGCGCGTGCGAGCCGCGCCAACGCCTCCTCGCGCGTCGCGCCGTGCACGATCAGCTTCGCGATCATTGGATCGTAGAACGGCGTGATCGTGTCGCCCTCGCGCACGCCGCTGTCGATCCGCACCGGCGCCTTGCGGCCCGGCTCGCCGAGCCCCGCCGCGTCGATCGCGAACTCGACGCCTTCGGGCATGCGCAGATGCTTGAGCATGCCGGTGGACGGCAAAAAACCGCGGGCCGGATGCTCGGCGTAGATGCGCGCCTCGATCGCGTGGCCGTCGAGCTTCAACTGCTGCTGCATGAGCGGCAGTGCCTCGCCCGCGGCAACGCGCAGTTGCCATTCGACGAGGTCCTGCCCCGTCACCATCTCGGTGACCGGATGCTCGACTTGCAGCCGCGTGTTCATCTCCATGAAATAGAACTCGCCGGTCGGCGTCATGATGAACTCGACCGTACCCGCGCCGACGTAATTGACCGCCCGCGCGGCGGCCACGGCCGCTTCGCCCATCGCGCGTTTGACCTCGGCCGACAGCCCCGGCGCGGGCGCTTCCTCGAGCACTTTCTGATGCCGCCGCTGCACCGAGCAGTCGCGATCGAACAAATAAACGGCGCCGCCGTGCCGATCGGCGAACACCTGGACTTCGACGTGCCGCGGCCTGGTCAGATACTTCTCGATCAGCACGCGATCGTTGCCGAAGCTGCTGGCCGCCTCGCGCTTGCACGACAGCAGCGCGGCCGCGAAGTCGGCGCTGCGCTCGACCACGCGCATGCCCTTGCCGCCGCCGCCCGCGCTCGCTTTCAGCAACACCGGGTAACCGATCGCGTCGGCCTCACCCTGCAACAACTGCGGCTGCTGGTCATCGCCGTGATAGCCGGGCACGAGCGGCACCGCGGCCGCGTGCATCAGCGCCTTCGCGGCGGCCTTCGAGCCCATCGCGGCGATCGCTTCGACCGGCGGTCCGATAAAGACGATGCCGGCTGCCTCGCACGCATGCGCGAAGTCTTCGTTTTCGGAAAGGAAGCCGTAGCCCGGGTGTATGGCCTGCGCGCCGGTCGCGCGCGCGGCTTCGATGATGCGTTCGATGCGCAGATAGCTTTGCGCCGCCGTCGAGCCGCCGATATGCACCGCTTCGTCGCAGGCGGCGACGTGTTTCGCGTTGGCATCGGCGTCCGAATAGACGGCCACGCTCGCGATGCCGAGCCGCTTGCAGGTCGCCGCGACGCGGCACGCAATCTCACCCCGGTTGGCGATCAGGATCTTGTTGAACATGAGTGTCTCGATGAAATAGGCGGTACGGGGCGGTTGTTGTTAGCAGGGCCTGTCAGTTGCGCCAGCCCGGCGTGCGCTTTTCGAGGAACGACGCGACGCCCTCGCGGCCTTCGGCGCCGGCTCGCGTCTTCGCAATCCGCACTGCCGTGTCTTCGATCACCGCGTCGCTCAATTCGCGGCCTGCGATGTCCTGCACGAGCCGCTTGCAGGCGCGCACCGCTTGCGGGCCGTTCGCGCACAGCGCCTGCGCGAGCTGCGCGACCGTTGCGTCGAGCTGCTCGGCACTGGAGACCGCTTCGCTGACGAGACCCAGCCGCAACGCGGTCGCGCAGTCGAACGCTTCGGCGCTGACGAAGTAGCGCCGCGACGCCTGCTCGCCGAGCGCGCGAATCACATACGGCGCGATCGTCGCGGGAATCAGCCCGAGCCGCGCTTCGGACAGGCAGAAGTGCGCGCTGTCCACCGCGACGACGACGTCGCATGCGGCTATCAGGCCCATGCCGCCCGCATACGCGTCGCCATTCACGCGCGCGATCACCGGCTTGTTGCAGCGATATACCGCCGACAGCATGCCCGCGAGACGCATCGCATCGGCGCGGTTCTCGTCGTCCGAGTAGCCGGACATTTTCTTCATCCAGTTCAGGTCGGCGCCCGCGCAGAACGCCTTGCCGTTCGCGGCGAGCACGACCGCGCGCACGTCGTCGCGGGTGTCGAGCGCGGTGAATGCGGCGGTCAGCTCGGCGATCATCGTTTCGTTGAACGCGTTGCGCACGTCCGGACGATTGAGCGTGACCGTCGCGATCTGGCCGGCAACCTCGACCTTCAGCGTTTCGTATTGCATGCGTAGCACTCCTTTGGCTGACTTTCTCGCAGCGCGGCGCCGCGCGCCATCACATTCTGAACACGCCGAAGCGCGTGTCTTCGATCGGCGCATTCATCGCCGCCGACAGGCCGAGGCCGAGCACGTCGCGGGTCTGCGCCGGGTCGATCACGCCGTCGTCCCACAGCCGCGCGCTCGCATAGTACGGATGG encodes the following:
- the istA gene encoding IS21 family transposase: MSGTRITDQQVRLYMSKRKHHTQEVAAAKSGMSSRTARRIERDGRLPSQKPHRDWRTRPDPFAEVWESEVLPLLRSVPGLKAITLLGKLQETHPGEFPDSMRRTLERRVSQWRALEGPGKEVFFPQEHLPGAQGLSDFTDMGGLGITITGVPFAHRLYHFVLAFSHWEYACVVDGGESFEALSQGLQNALWQAGGCPREHRTDSLSAAFRNLQEQDDFTVRYTALLEHYGMVGTRNNRGRGHENGSVESSHRHLKEAIDQALMLRGHRDFAERAAYDGFVREVVMRRNRRNAAGFNVEREHLHDLPERRTTDFVEEEARVTRCGTFTVRGILYSAPSRLIGHRLRVRLYNDRLDCYLSGALVHSTQRGSRVPYGRGRALDYRHFIDALKRKPQAFRGLAFRDDLFPREAYRRTWEQLEARLAQREACKLMVGLLELAAHHGVEAILAERLDALLAAGKLPELEQLRHEFAPRQPQCPEVVVETPSAALYDTLLDDEVPV
- a CDS encoding cation:proton antiporter; this translates as MSVFQIAGALLAIVALFGVLNYRFIRLPDTLGITAVGLVVCVGISALGFYYPAMAIAARKIVVQIDFADIVFHGLLSLLLFAGALHVDLSKMRTQRRAVLMLATIGVLISIAVVGFGFYYAAQWLGQPVSLLWCLAFGALISPTDPIAVLSVLKRAAAPESLETKITGESLFNDGTAVVAFVTLVGLATGANEFSAGAIAFDLLREVAGALVLGAALGFGASLLLRGIDSYPVEILITLALATGGYSLAEALHVSAPLAVVIMGLVIGNHGASTSMSEKTREHLFNFWDLLDELLNLVLFGLIGLEIIALSLRFEIVWLGLAAIPVVLFARGASVAIPLLALQKFRRLSPHSAVVLTWGGLRGGISIALALSLPEFHGREMFIGVTYLVVVFSLLIQATTLGPLIRRLNFSGAHVTQPAAPDSSPAQNAR
- a CDS encoding DUF1488 family protein, with translation MSVYVDEGFRPCVTECATVAFRVCCDDRAQVFEVSADALVEFCGAESRRKEDLLVAFEDAQDEILSVAAQRWQYTPSEPVRLGLDDFKLVRH
- a CDS encoding phosphate/phosphite/phosphonate ABC transporter substrate-binding protein produces the protein MSWIAALPMYNVTPALGLEWREWLDDVLHRVKPACRIVEPDEELHGFWRRPNLLISQTCGYPLMHGLQAQVQLVATPCFDAPGCDGAHYSSVLVTRADARFDSLASCRGARAAYNQDDSNSGMNAFRHAVAPLARAGMFFGSVLRTGSHLGSLRAVADNRADVAAIDCVTFAFVGDVLPELARRVRAIGMTAASPGLPLIAAANVPPATIAALRDALNETLSIRPERAKRLRLRGFSALPLTDYARIGELESEARAAGYARLA
- a CDS encoding acetyl/propionyl/methylcrotonyl-CoA carboxylase subunit alpha, which gives rise to MFNKILIANRGEIACRVAATCKRLGIASVAVYSDADANAKHVAACDEAVHIGGSTAAQSYLRIERIIEAARATGAQAIHPGYGFLSENEDFAHACEAAGIVFIGPPVEAIAAMGSKAAAKALMHAAAVPLVPGYHGDDQQPQLLQGEADAIGYPVLLKASAGGGGKGMRVVERSADFAAALLSCKREAASSFGNDRVLIEKYLTRPRHVEVQVFADRHGGAVYLFDRDCSVQRRHQKVLEEAPAPGLSAEVKRAMGEAAVAAARAVNYVGAGTVEFIMTPTGEFYFMEMNTRLQVEHPVTEMVTGQDLVEWQLRVAAGEALPLMQQQLKLDGHAIEARIYAEHPARGFLPSTGMLKHLRMPEGVEFAIDAAGLGEPGRKAPVRIDSGVREGDTITPFYDPMIAKLIVHGATREEALARLARALHACEVVGPHTNVEFLRRIVASEPFASGDLDTGLIERHHEALFAPAQKPFKEALALACAALLTREGGTAHGASPWDALSHWRLNSGYTQTLGWRVIDDRANDDSPESFTVVFARNGDPQALVQTLEHDGVREDFSWSVGAGAHEFRATIGDARVTGRVFVDGDRFHVFCHGETLAFEWQNLLAHAADAEHGEGRLTAPMPGKVIAVLVEPGAVVEKGAPLIVMEAMKMEHTIGAPAAGTVAEVLYTVGDQVTDGAQLLVLDVQQAGG
- a CDS encoding enoyl-CoA hydratase/isomerase family protein → MQYETLKVEVAGQIATVTLNRPDVRNAFNETMIAELTAAFTALDTRDDVRAVVLAANGKAFCAGADLNWMKKMSGYSDDENRADAMRLAGMLSAVYRCNKPVIARVNGDAYAGGMGLIAACDVVVAVDSAHFCLSEARLGLIPATIAPYVIRALGEQASRRYFVSAEAFDCATALRLGLVSEAVSSAEQLDATVAQLAQALCANGPQAVRACKRLVQDIAGRELSDAVIEDTAVRIAKTRAGAEGREGVASFLEKRTPGWRN